A genomic stretch from Myxococcota bacterium includes:
- a CDS encoding nitroreductase/quinone reductase family protein, whose protein sequence is MTPSLNRWLYRGGRPNALARFLNRLQAAIFARGVSPDWVVALDVVGRSSGRKITFPLVMAWVDGERYLVSMLGRNVAWVRNLEAAGGRAVLRHGKSEPVRLELVTPERRAPILQEYLRRAPGARPHIPVDPGAPLESFAAVAADYPVFRVVAYDGATGGES, encoded by the coding sequence GTGACCCCCTCGCTCAATCGCTGGCTCTACCGCGGTGGGCGCCCGAACGCGCTCGCCCGCTTTCTCAACCGGCTGCAGGCCGCGATCTTCGCGCGCGGTGTCTCGCCCGACTGGGTGGTCGCGCTCGACGTGGTGGGCCGCAGCTCGGGCCGGAAGATCACGTTCCCGCTCGTGATGGCTTGGGTCGACGGCGAGCGGTATCTCGTGTCGATGCTCGGGCGCAACGTCGCCTGGGTGCGCAATCTCGAGGCCGCCGGGGGCCGGGCCGTGCTGCGGCACGGAAAGTCGGAGCCGGTGCGGCTGGAGCTGGTCACGCCCGAGCGGCGCGCGCCGATCCTGCAGGAATACCTGCGGCGCGCGCCCGGCGCCCGGCCGCACATTCCGGTCGACCCGGGCGCTCCGCTCGAGTCATTCGCCGCGGTCGCCGCCGACTACCCGGTGTTTCGCGTCGTTGCGTACGATGGCGCGACAGGAGGCGAATCGTGA